From one Rhodoferax sp. PAMC 29310 genomic stretch:
- a CDS encoding TetR/AcrR family transcriptional regulator: MSTHKTKIRLLAAALQVIRARGYCATTVDDICEAAGVTKGSFFHHFKGKEDLAVSAADYWGETTSAFFAAAPYHTHADALDRLLGYIDFRQSILNGPLPEFTCLVGTMVQETFDSAPAIRDACERCISGHAVTLVPDIAQAMVDHGLDGATAGWTADSLALHTQAVLQGAFILAKARGEGGAQVAAESVAHLRRYVELLFGVHRGPKFA, from the coding sequence ATGTCTACCCACAAAACCAAAATTCGGTTGCTGGCCGCGGCCCTCCAGGTGATCCGTGCTCGGGGGTATTGCGCCACAACCGTGGACGATATTTGCGAGGCCGCGGGCGTGACCAAAGGCAGCTTCTTTCACCACTTCAAGGGCAAGGAAGACCTCGCGGTGAGCGCTGCCGACTACTGGGGTGAAACCACCTCCGCTTTTTTTGCCGCCGCGCCGTACCACACCCACGCGGACGCGCTGGACCGGCTGTTGGGCTACATCGACTTTCGCCAGTCCATCCTGAATGGCCCCCTGCCCGAATTCACTTGTTTGGTTGGCACCATGGTGCAGGAGACATTTGACTCGGCGCCCGCTATTCGCGATGCGTGTGAGCGCTGCATCAGCGGCCATGCCGTCACACTGGTACCCGACATTGCCCAGGCCATGGTCGACCATGGCCTTGATGGCGCGACGGCTGGCTGGACGGCAGACAGCCTTGCCTTGCACACACAGGCGGTGTTGCAAGGTGCGTTCATTCTGGCCAAGGCAAGGGGCGAGGGCGGCGCGCAAGTCGCTGCCGAGAGCGTGGCCCACCTGCGTCGTTATGTTGAATTGCTGTTTGGGGTGCACCGCGGCCCCAAATTCGCCTGA
- a CDS encoding VOC family protein, whose product MANTTVKAIPDHMNSLSPHLVCAGAMDAIEFYKKAFNAEELSRLAGEGGKLMHAGLRIGNSMLMLMDEMPAWGALGPKTLKGSPVTVHLQVDDVDATVAQAVAAGAKVTMPVADMFWGDRYGVLEDPFGHIWSVATHLRDLSPEEIEAAMMTAMPGQPCPQA is encoded by the coding sequence ATGGCAAACACAACAGTCAAAGCCATCCCTGATCACATGAACTCCCTGTCCCCGCATCTGGTGTGCGCCGGCGCGATGGACGCCATCGAGTTCTACAAAAAAGCCTTTAACGCCGAGGAACTCAGCCGCTTGGCGGGCGAAGGCGGCAAGCTGATGCATGCGGGCCTGCGCATCGGCAACTCCATGCTGATGCTGATGGACGAAATGCCCGCCTGGGGCGCACTGGGCCCTAAAACGCTCAAAGGCTCACCCGTCACGGTCCATTTGCAAGTGGACGATGTGGACGCCACCGTTGCGCAGGCCGTGGCTGCAGGCGCCAAGGTGACCATGCCGGTGGCCGATATGTTCTGGGGCGACCGATACGGCGTACTGGAAGATCCGTTTGGACACATATGGTCGGTCGCGACCCATCTGCGGGATCTGAGTCCCGAAGAAATCGAGGCCGCCATGATGACCGCCATGCCCGGCCAGCCCTGTCCACAGGCTTAG
- a CDS encoding SRPBCC family protein: protein MTDRTVTLHRVLRAPPEKVYRAFLEPDAMAKWIPPYGFTCKVHHMDAKVGGTFKMSFTNFGTGSGHSFGGEYLELVPAKKLRYTDQFDDPNLPGVLEVTVVLNAVSCGTDVHITQAGIPEAIPLEMCYLGWQESLAQLATLVEPNIPG, encoded by the coding sequence ATGACCGACCGTACTGTCACGCTTCACCGCGTTCTGCGCGCCCCGCCTGAAAAGGTATACCGGGCGTTTTTGGAGCCCGACGCCATGGCGAAATGGATCCCGCCGTATGGCTTCACTTGCAAGGTGCATCACATGGACGCCAAAGTAGGGGGCACTTTCAAGATGTCGTTCACCAATTTTGGAACTGGCAGCGGCCATTCCTTTGGTGGTGAGTACCTGGAGCTGGTGCCCGCTAAAAAGCTTCGTTATACCGACCAGTTTGACGACCCCAACTTGCCAGGCGTGCTGGAAGTGACCGTAGTGTTAAACGCCGTGTCATGCGGCACCGACGTACACATCACGCAGGCCGGCATACCAGAGGCCATACCGCTGGAGATGTGTTACCTGGGTTGGCAGGAGTCGCTGGCGCAATTGGCAACGTTGGTTGAACCGAATATTCCGGGTTGA
- a CDS encoding DUF1428 domain-containing protein produces the protein MSYIDGFVAAVPTANRDAFLQHAKDISGIFKECGALQQVECWGDDVPEGKLTSFPRAVQCTPDETVVFSWIAWPSRQVRDEGMKKIMADLRVQAMTLPFDGKRLIFGGFEKILDV, from the coding sequence ATGAGCTACATCGATGGATTTGTTGCGGCCGTTCCCACGGCCAATCGCGACGCATTTCTTCAGCACGCCAAAGACATCTCCGGCATCTTCAAGGAGTGCGGCGCACTCCAGCAGGTCGAATGCTGGGGGGACGACGTGCCCGAAGGCAAACTCACGTCGTTTCCACGGGCGGTGCAATGTACGCCGGATGAAACCGTGGTGTTTTCGTGGATCGCCTGGCCCTCGCGCCAGGTGCGTGATGAAGGCATGAAGAAAATCATGGCCGACCTGCGGGTGCAAGCCATGACGTTGCCATTTGACGGCAAGCGGCTCATCTTTGGCGGGTTCGAAAAAATTCTGGACGTTTAA
- a CDS encoding hydroxymethylglutaryl-CoA lyase yields MSIPSRVKLVDVGPRDGLQNEKQMVPAAVKIELVHRLQDAGLTEIEVTSFVSPKWVPQMGDNAEVMAGIQRKDGVRYSVLTPNLQGFEAAVLTKPDEIVVFAAASEAFSQKNINCSIAESIERFAPVVVAARAAGIYVRGAMSCTVGCPYEGDIAPERVAYLAGLMKSIGVQHVGVADTIGVGTPMKVRRALEATLQHYDLNDISGHFHDTYGQALANTLVALGMGVWQFDTSVAGLGGCPYAKGATGNVASEDVVYMLHGMGIETGIDLDKLVDAGKFISDFLGRKPNSRAATALLNKRAG; encoded by the coding sequence ATGAGTATTCCTTCCCGCGTTAAATTGGTTGATGTTGGGCCGCGCGACGGCCTTCAGAACGAAAAACAGATGGTGCCAGCTGCCGTCAAGATTGAACTGGTGCACCGTCTGCAGGACGCCGGTCTCACCGAGATCGAGGTTACCAGTTTTGTGTCACCCAAGTGGGTGCCACAAATGGGGGACAACGCCGAAGTCATGGCCGGCATCCAGCGCAAGGACGGCGTGCGCTACTCGGTTCTCACGCCCAACCTTCAAGGATTTGAGGCTGCGGTCTTGACGAAGCCCGACGAGATTGTGGTGTTTGCGGCGGCCAGCGAGGCGTTCAGCCAGAAGAACATCAACTGCTCGATTGCCGAAAGCATTGAGCGCTTTGCCCCCGTGGTGGTGGCTGCGCGTGCCGCCGGCATTTACGTACGAGGCGCCATGTCTTGCACCGTGGGCTGCCCGTACGAGGGCGACATCGCGCCCGAGCGGGTGGCCTATCTGGCTGGGCTGATGAAGAGCATTGGCGTGCAGCACGTGGGCGTGGCCGACACCATTGGTGTGGGCACCCCCATGAAGGTGCGCCGGGCATTGGAGGCCACCCTGCAACACTATGACCTGAACGACATCTCCGGGCATTTTCACGACACCTATGGCCAAGCACTGGCCAACACGCTGGTGGCGTTGGGCATGGGCGTTTGGCAGTTCGACACCTCGGTGGCTGGGCTGGGTGGCTGCCCTTACGCCAAGGGCGCGACCGGCAACGTGGCCTCCGAAGATGTGGTCTACATGCTGCATGGCATGGGCATTGAGACTGGTATTGATCTGGACAAGCTGGTCGATGCCGGTAAGTTCATCAGCGATTTTCTGGGACGCAAGCCCAATTCCCGCGCGGCAACCGCGCTTTTGAACAAGCGAGCGGGCTGA
- a CDS encoding YbaK/EbsC family protein, with the protein MCGAEVKNLPEGVQRIAAALLAQGHPHAPVMLEDAARTALQAADALGIEVGQIAKSIIFRRKTDDAAVLVITSGDMRVDEKKVAALVGPLGRADAGFVKTKTGYSIGGVPPIAHTTPSVTLIDEELFRFDEIWAAAGHPHAVFKLQPDDLMRLSGAPVVNVVEQAPEVELTAIELLAARATQARAAVTNLPSPCISVCSMDPVTDLCAGCLRTIDEIRQWSRSDDAAKRVMWQRIEQRLSEAQV; encoded by the coding sequence ATGTGTGGTGCTGAAGTCAAAAACCTGCCCGAAGGCGTGCAGCGCATCGCAGCCGCCTTGTTGGCGCAGGGCCACCCCCACGCGCCGGTCATGCTCGAAGACGCCGCCCGAACGGCCCTACAGGCCGCCGACGCATTGGGCATTGAGGTCGGGCAAATCGCCAAGAGCATTATTTTTCGGCGCAAGACCGACGACGCGGCCGTGCTGGTCATCACCTCGGGTGACATGCGGGTCGATGAGAAAAAAGTGGCTGCTTTGGTGGGACCGCTGGGCCGCGCGGATGCCGGGTTTGTGAAAACCAAAACCGGCTATTCCATTGGTGGCGTGCCGCCCATTGCACACACCACGCCGTCGGTCACCTTGATTGACGAGGAGTTGTTTCGCTTTGACGAGATCTGGGCCGCTGCGGGTCACCCGCATGCGGTGTTCAAGCTGCAGCCTGACGATTTGATGCGCCTCTCCGGCGCGCCGGTGGTCAATGTGGTGGAGCAAGCGCCTGAGGTGGAATTGACTGCTATTGAATTGCTAGCTGCTCGCGCAACCCAGGCGAGGGCTGCAGTCACTAATTTGCCTTCGCCCTGCATTTCGGTTTGCAGCATGGACCCTGTGACAGACCTGTGCGCAGGATGCTTGCGCACCATTGACGAGATTCGCCAGTGGAGCCGTTCCGACGACGCCGCCAAGCGCGTGATGTGGCAGCGCATTGAACAGCGCTTGAGCGAGGCCCAAGTATGA
- a CDS encoding 2-hydroxychromene-2-carboxylate isomerase, with protein MKAIIFYLDFISPYAYLAFETMPEALMGHSYTVTYKPVLFAALLKHHGQLGPAEIPSKREWTYRQVQWLAQQHEVALQMPASHPFNPLALLRLAVASQEKGLPNRYVCERIFHHVWRGGAEASDPARLAEITAKLASARNAQDADVKAQLQAHTDEAIAKGVFGVPTLEVDGKLFWGLDALPTLRAYVAGDPWFEAHWDAAAQVGQGVRR; from the coding sequence ATGAAAGCCATCATCTTCTACCTTGACTTCATCTCGCCCTACGCCTACCTGGCGTTCGAGACCATGCCTGAGGCCCTGATGGGCCACAGCTATACCGTGACTTACAAGCCTGTGTTGTTTGCGGCGCTGCTCAAACACCACGGCCAATTGGGCCCGGCCGAGATACCTAGCAAGCGCGAGTGGACCTACCGCCAGGTGCAGTGGCTGGCCCAGCAACACGAGGTGGCCTTGCAAATGCCCGCCAGCCACCCCTTCAATCCGCTGGCGCTCTTGCGTCTGGCCGTGGCCAGCCAAGAGAAAGGCTTGCCCAACCGCTATGTGTGTGAACGCATTTTTCACCATGTCTGGCGGGGAGGGGCGGAGGCGTCTGACCCGGCGCGGCTGGCCGAGATCACGGCCAAACTGGCGTCCGCGCGCAATGCACAAGATGCTGACGTGAAAGCCCAGCTTCAGGCTCATACCGACGAGGCCATTGCCAAAGGTGTCTTTGGTGTGCCCACGCTGGAGGTGGACGGCAAACTATTTTGGGGGCTGGACGCCTTGCCCACGTTGCGGGCCTACGTGGCGGGCGACCCCTGGTTTGAGGCCCATTGGGATGCCGCCGCTCAGGTGGGACAGGGCGTTCGTCGTTAA
- a CDS encoding DUF294 nucleotidyltransferase-like domain-containing protein: MPGTHIASHAPLSPAHELESLTLCRVDEAHLRPAVEVSFGTDVLAVVRLFQARKTTSVLVRDTSTEPHRLGIFTTTGLQRAILNGQALDQLAVGGLSSFPVIAVQAADQLGDAMAEMLRHRVHRVVVRDGEAVVGLLEALDLFSFLSNQSHLITVEIENASDLSGLSLASSRITRMMGWLYRNGSRIELIARLVQQLNARLFERAWQLIAPPDLVANSCLFVMGSEGRGEQLLKTDQDNGLILCDGYVPPADLEAICQRFSDALADFGYPPCPGNIMLSNPQWRRTASDWGQTTRQWVMMPDGQSLMNLAIFMGAHAVCGDANLLGDLKRGISDRMMDNDVMVSRFAAAIDAFGSESGWWSRLVGRSDPDVALNLKKEGVFPLVHGIRSLALAHQVAENGTAARIAALVSLGQLEPDLGNDLRDSLHVFIGLKLRAGLAELEQGSPVSGTVNSASLGTLDRDLLQDAIGVVKRFRAVLRRRFHLDAMG; encoded by the coding sequence ATGCCCGGCACCCACATCGCGTCTCACGCGCCTCTTAGTCCGGCGCATGAGCTGGAGTCGCTCACCCTGTGCCGGGTGGATGAGGCCCATCTCCGCCCCGCCGTTGAGGTGAGCTTTGGCACCGATGTGCTGGCCGTGGTGCGACTGTTTCAGGCGCGCAAGACCACGAGCGTGCTGGTGCGTGATACGTCGACAGAACCGCATCGTTTGGGCATATTCACCACCACAGGTCTGCAGCGCGCCATTCTGAACGGGCAGGCGCTCGATCAATTGGCGGTAGGTGGCTTGTCGAGTTTCCCGGTGATCGCCGTGCAAGCGGCTGACCAACTCGGCGACGCCATGGCCGAAATGCTTCGCCACCGGGTGCACCGGGTGGTGGTGCGGGACGGCGAGGCGGTGGTCGGCCTTTTGGAAGCGCTGGACCTGTTCAGCTTTTTGTCCAACCAGTCGCATCTGATCACGGTGGAGATAGAAAACGCCAGTGACCTCTCGGGGCTCAGCCTGGCATCAAGCCGCATCACCCGCATGATGGGTTGGCTGTATCGCAACGGTTCACGTATTGAGTTGATTGCACGGCTGGTGCAGCAGCTCAACGCCCGCCTGTTTGAGCGGGCCTGGCAGTTGATTGCCCCGCCGGACTTGGTGGCCAATAGCTGTCTGTTTGTCATGGGCAGCGAAGGGCGGGGGGAGCAGTTGCTCAAGACCGACCAGGACAACGGTCTGATTCTGTGCGACGGCTATGTACCGCCAGCCGACTTGGAGGCGATCTGCCAGCGGTTTTCTGATGCCCTAGCTGATTTTGGCTACCCGCCATGCCCCGGCAACATCATGCTGAGCAATCCGCAATGGCGACGAACGGCCAGCGATTGGGGGCAAACCACGCGCCAATGGGTCATGATGCCCGACGGCCAGAGTTTGATGAATCTGGCGATTTTTATGGGCGCCCATGCCGTGTGTGGCGACGCCAACTTGTTGGGCGATTTGAAGCGCGGTATCAGTGACCGGATGATGGACAACGACGTCATGGTGAGTCGCTTTGCGGCGGCCATCGACGCCTTTGGCAGTGAGTCCGGCTGGTGGAGTCGTTTGGTGGGTCGCTCAGACCCCGACGTTGCCCTCAATTTAAAGAAAGAAGGCGTGTTCCCGCTGGTGCACGGCATACGCAGCCTGGCCCTGGCGCACCAGGTGGCAGAAAACGGCACGGCGGCGCGTATTGCCGCGCTGGTGTCACTGGGGCAACTGGAGCCAGACCTGGGCAACGACTTGAGAGACAGCCTGCATGTTTTCATTGGGCTCAAACTGCGTGCCGGCTTGGCAGAGTTGGAGCAGGGAAGCCCGGTGAGTGGCACGGTGAACAGCGCGTCGTTGGGCACCCTTGACCGCGACTTGCTACAGGATGCCATTGGTGTCGTGAAGCGCTTTCGGGCCGTGCTTCGCCGCCGCTTCCATCTGGATGCCATGGGCTGA
- a CDS encoding DUF6152 family protein, whose product MPLLIRRCLAGLLLMGACLSVAFAHHGWRWTDDGQFELTAKVEKASLGNPHGVLTMDADGSKWLVEVGQPWRNAQAGLSDSMMAKGATLTIVGKRSADDKEQRMKAERIIIDGRKFDLYPERLPDGSR is encoded by the coding sequence ATGCCCTTGCTCATTCGACGTTGCCTCGCCGGATTGCTGTTGATGGGAGCCTGCCTGAGCGTCGCCTTCGCCCACCACGGCTGGCGCTGGACGGATGATGGACAGTTCGAATTGACAGCCAAGGTCGAAAAGGCCTCGCTGGGCAACCCACACGGTGTACTGACGATGGATGCAGATGGTTCGAAATGGTTGGTCGAGGTGGGTCAGCCATGGCGCAATGCGCAGGCTGGCCTAAGCGATTCGATGATGGCCAAGGGCGCTACATTGACGATTGTCGGCAAACGGTCCGCCGACGACAAAGAGCAGCGCATGAAGGCGGAGCGCATCATCATCGATGGCAGGAAGTTCGACCTCTATCCGGAACGCCTGCCGGATGGGAGCAGGTAG
- a CDS encoding DUF485 domain-containing protein produces MSDPVVDKIQKNPKYHELRRKRNSFGWGLTLLMMVVYYGYIALIAFDKSFLAQPIGAGVTSLGIPIGLGVIIFTVVITAIYVRRANSEFDELTASILKEASK; encoded by the coding sequence ATGAGTGATCCCGTTGTAGACAAAATTCAAAAAAATCCCAAGTACCACGAGCTTCGGCGCAAGCGAAACAGCTTTGGTTGGGGCCTGACACTGTTGATGATGGTCGTGTATTACGGCTACATCGCCCTGATTGCATTTGACAAATCGTTTCTCGCGCAACCCATCGGGGCCGGGGTCACGTCCCTGGGCATTCCCATTGGCTTGGGCGTGATTATTTTTACCGTTGTGATCACCGCCATCTACGTGCGCCGTGCCAACAGCGAATTTGATGAATTGACTGCCAGCATCCTGAAAGAAGCTTCCAAATGA
- a CDS encoding MFS transporter, with translation MATSPAAPPLSATQKKVVFATSLGTVFEWYDFYLYGALATIIARQFFSGLDDGSAYFFALLTFAAGFVVRPFGALVFGRLGDMVGRKYTFIVTILIMGLSTFIVGVVPNYASIGVAAPLILIFLRLLQGLAMGGEYGGAATYVAEYAPKGRRGAYTAWIQTTATLGLALSLLVVLGTRWLLGDHAFEDWGWRIPFLLSILLLGVSVYIRLNLSESPAFLRMKAQGRRSKAPLTESFARVNNLKTVLLALAGLTGGQAVIWYCSQLYVLFFLTQSLMVEATVATLWVAASLLLGSPFFVLFGAWSDKVGRKPIIMLGCALAAASYFPVFSALTAAANPALATAQATNQVTVTADQAECSFQLDLTGSARFSSSCDMAKQALAAASVSYTNVAGVVGTPAVIHVGGVAVSSYSVQGLSGAEARRHADTFKAMLAQALADAGYPTKADMSRVNTWGVMALLIYLVVLVAMVYGPMAAALAEMFPTRLRYTSVSLPYHIGNGWLGGLLPTIAFAVVAQTGDMYSGLWYPVIVAGATAVVGTLWLKETKDVDLDKVE, from the coding sequence ATCGCCACCTCACCGGCAGCGCCGCCACTGAGTGCCACGCAGAAAAAAGTGGTCTTTGCCACGTCACTGGGCACCGTGTTCGAGTGGTACGACTTCTACCTGTATGGCGCGCTGGCCACCATCATTGCGCGGCAGTTCTTCAGCGGGCTGGACGACGGCTCGGCCTATTTCTTTGCCTTGCTCACCTTTGCGGCCGGCTTTGTCGTGCGGCCATTCGGGGCGCTGGTGTTTGGCCGCCTGGGTGACATGGTGGGGCGCAAATACACCTTCATCGTCACCATATTGATCATGGGCTTGTCCACTTTCATCGTTGGCGTGGTTCCCAACTACGCCAGCATTGGTGTGGCCGCGCCTTTGATCCTGATCTTTTTGCGCTTGCTGCAGGGGCTTGCCATGGGCGGGGAATACGGCGGCGCCGCCACCTATGTGGCTGAATATGCCCCCAAGGGCCGGCGTGGCGCCTACACGGCGTGGATTCAAACCACTGCCACCTTGGGTTTGGCGCTGAGTCTGTTGGTGGTGCTGGGCACGCGCTGGTTGCTGGGCGACCATGCCTTTGAGGACTGGGGCTGGCGGATTCCCTTTTTGCTGTCCATCTTGCTGCTGGGGGTGTCGGTTTACATCCGGCTTAACCTCAGCGAGTCACCGGCTTTCCTGCGGATGAAAGCCCAGGGGCGCCGCTCCAAGGCTCCCCTGACGGAGTCGTTTGCTCGGGTCAACAACCTCAAAACGGTGCTGTTGGCGCTGGCGGGTCTGACTGGCGGGCAGGCTGTGATCTGGTACTGCAGCCAGCTGTATGTGTTGTTCTTTTTGACCCAGTCGCTCATGGTTGAAGCCACAGTGGCCACCCTCTGGGTCGCCGCATCCCTGTTGCTTGGCTCGCCCTTTTTTGTGCTGTTTGGTGCGTGGTCAGACAAGGTAGGGCGCAAGCCGATCATCATGTTGGGCTGCGCGCTGGCGGCCGCCAGCTACTTCCCGGTGTTTTCCGCGTTGACGGCGGCGGCCAACCCCGCACTGGCCACGGCGCAGGCCACCAATCAGGTGACAGTGACCGCGGATCAGGCTGAATGTTCGTTTCAACTCGACCTCACCGGCTCCGCCCGTTTCTCAAGTTCTTGCGATATGGCCAAGCAAGCGCTGGCAGCCGCGTCCGTCAGCTACACCAATGTGGCGGGGGTGGTGGGCACACCGGCGGTCATCCATGTGGGCGGGGTCGCCGTTTCAAGCTACAGCGTGCAGGGGTTGAGTGGCGCAGAGGCCCGTCGACACGCGGACACCTTCAAGGCCATGTTGGCTCAGGCGCTGGCTGACGCGGGCTACCCCACCAAGGCGGACATGAGCAGGGTCAATACCTGGGGGGTGATGGCCTTGCTCATTTACTTGGTGGTTTTGGTCGCCATGGTCTACGGCCCCATGGCAGCCGCGCTGGCAGAAATGTTCCCCACCCGCCTGCGTTACACCTCTGTCAGCTTGCCGTATCACATTGGCAACGGCTGGTTGGGCGGCTTGCTGCCGACCATCGCCTTTGCCGTGGTCGCGCAAACCGGTGACATGTACAGCGGCCTGTGGTACCCCGTCATCGTGGCCGGTGCCACCGCCGTGGTCGGCACCCTGTGGCTGAAAGAGACCAAAGACGTTGATCTCGACAAGGTGGAATGA
- a CDS encoding helix-turn-helix transcriptional regulator, protein MKYKEEPLLTAPHLAESVALGAKLARLRHARKLRQVDAAARAGLARSTAVLIEKGDPSRTLGQIFRYLEAIAPGVTLLASQQEADPALTALAHAEATQRVRALSPTELGALDF, encoded by the coding sequence ATGAAGTACAAAGAAGAACCCCTGTTGACCGCCCCGCATCTGGCCGAATCCGTGGCGCTGGGTGCCAAGCTGGCTCGGCTTCGCCATGCCCGCAAGCTGCGCCAGGTGGATGCTGCGGCGCGGGCCGGGCTGGCCCGGTCCACGGCAGTACTGATCGAAAAAGGCGACCCCAGCCGCACGCTGGGCCAGATTTTTCGTTACCTGGAGGCCATTGCCCCCGGCGTTACCTTGCTTGCTTCGCAGCAAGAAGCCGACCCCGCCCTCACCGCCTTGGCGCACGCTGAGGCGACCCAACGTGTGCGGGCCCTGTCGCCCACTGAACTGGGCGCGTTAGACTTTTGA